In one Misgurnus anguillicaudatus chromosome 1, ASM2758022v2, whole genome shotgun sequence genomic region, the following are encoded:
- the klhdc10 gene encoding kelch domain-containing protein 10 isoform X1 — MSAAEEAHSPDILNQFERLTGRPPLRAAGSKKRVCWLQARRILGQPCPSLRIPYRFLREGHRAPPARSGHRCVADNTNLYVFGGYNPDYDESGGSENEDYPLFRELWRFHFATGTWQQIRTEGFMPTELASMSAVLHGNNLLVFGGTGIPFGENNGNDVHVCNVKYKRWSLLNCRGKKPNRIYGQAMAIINGFLYVFGGTTGYIYSTDLHRLDLTTREWIHLKPNNPPDDLPEERYRHEIAHDGQRIYILGGGTSWTSYPLDKIHAYNLETNSWEEIATKPQERIGYPAPRRCHSCVQIKNDVFICGGYNGEVILDDLWKINLQTFQWNKLPAVMPEPAYFHCAAVTPAGCMYIHGGVVNIHENKRTGSLFKIWLVVPSLLELCWDRLLKAFPHLAQLTPIQLLNLGLTQELIERLK, encoded by the exons ATGTCTGCCGCAGAAGAAGCGCACAGTCCGGACATACTCAACCAGTTTGAGCGGCTAACTGGAAGGCCCCCGCTAAGAGCTGCAG GCTCTAAGAAGAGAGTTTGCTGGCTACAAGCTCGAAGAATCCTGGGCCAACCCTGCCCCAGTCTACGGATCCCTTACAGGTTTTTAAGAGA AGGTCACAGAGCCCCTCCGGCCCGAAGCGGCCATCGCTGTGTAGCAGACAACACCAACCTTTATGTGTTTGGAGGATACAACCCTGACTACGATGAATCGGGAGGTTCAGAAAATGAAGATTATCCACTCTTCAGAGAGCTGTGGAGGTTCCACTTTGCCACTGGGACGTGGCAACAAATCCGCACAGAGGGTTTTATGCCCACCGAACTGGCATCCATGTCAG CTGTTTTGCATGGAAACAACCTGCTTGTGTTCGGTGGGACCGGAATACCGTTCGGTGAAAACAACGGAAACGACGTTCACGTATGCAACGTTAAATACAAACGATGGTCCCTCCTCAACTGCAGGGGCAAGAAACCTAATCGAATATATGGACAG GCGATGGCCATAATCAACGGCTTTTTGTACGTGTTTGGAGGTACAACGGGCTACATCTACAGCACAGATCTCCACAGACTGGATTTGACGACACGCGAGTGGATTCACCTAAAACCTAACAATCCTCCGGATGATCTACCTGAGGAGCG ATATAGACATGAGATAGCTCATGATGGACAGAGGATATATATTCTTGGTGGTGGAACCTCCTGGACCTCCTACCCATTAGACAAG ATACACGCATATAACCTCGAAACAAATTCCTGGGAGGAAATCGCAACGAAACCTCAAGAAAGAATAG GATACCCCGCCCCCCGGCGATGTCATAGTTGTGTGCAGATTAAAAATG ATGTATTTATATGTGGCGGTTATAATGGTGAAGTAATACTTGACGACCTGTGGAAGATCAACCTGCAGACGTTTCAGTGGAATAAACTACCTGCGGTGATGCCCGAACCGGCGTACTTTCACTGTGCTGCTGTTACTCCGGCCGGCTGCATGTACATTCACGGTGGCGTTGTAAACATCCACGAGAACAAGCGGACTGGTTCTTTGTTTAAGATCTGGCTGGTGGTGCCCAGCCTGCTGGAGCTGTGCTGGGATCGTCTGCTCAAAGCCTTTCCACACCTGGCCCAACTTACCCCAATACAGCTGCTAAATTTGGGCCTTACCCAGGAACTCATTGAACGTTTGAAATGA
- the klhdc10 gene encoding kelch domain-containing protein 10 isoform X2, translating into MSAAEEAHSPDILNQFERLTGRPPLRAAGHRAPPARSGHRCVADNTNLYVFGGYNPDYDESGGSENEDYPLFRELWRFHFATGTWQQIRTEGFMPTELASMSAVLHGNNLLVFGGTGIPFGENNGNDVHVCNVKYKRWSLLNCRGKKPNRIYGQAMAIINGFLYVFGGTTGYIYSTDLHRLDLTTREWIHLKPNNPPDDLPEERYRHEIAHDGQRIYILGGGTSWTSYPLDKIHAYNLETNSWEEIATKPQERIGYPAPRRCHSCVQIKNDVFICGGYNGEVILDDLWKINLQTFQWNKLPAVMPEPAYFHCAAVTPAGCMYIHGGVVNIHENKRTGSLFKIWLVVPSLLELCWDRLLKAFPHLAQLTPIQLLNLGLTQELIERLK; encoded by the exons ATGTCTGCCGCAGAAGAAGCGCACAGTCCGGACATACTCAACCAGTTTGAGCGGCTAACTGGAAGGCCCCCGCTAAGAGCTGCAG GTCACAGAGCCCCTCCGGCCCGAAGCGGCCATCGCTGTGTAGCAGACAACACCAACCTTTATGTGTTTGGAGGATACAACCCTGACTACGATGAATCGGGAGGTTCAGAAAATGAAGATTATCCACTCTTCAGAGAGCTGTGGAGGTTCCACTTTGCCACTGGGACGTGGCAACAAATCCGCACAGAGGGTTTTATGCCCACCGAACTGGCATCCATGTCAG CTGTTTTGCATGGAAACAACCTGCTTGTGTTCGGTGGGACCGGAATACCGTTCGGTGAAAACAACGGAAACGACGTTCACGTATGCAACGTTAAATACAAACGATGGTCCCTCCTCAACTGCAGGGGCAAGAAACCTAATCGAATATATGGACAG GCGATGGCCATAATCAACGGCTTTTTGTACGTGTTTGGAGGTACAACGGGCTACATCTACAGCACAGATCTCCACAGACTGGATTTGACGACACGCGAGTGGATTCACCTAAAACCTAACAATCCTCCGGATGATCTACCTGAGGAGCG ATATAGACATGAGATAGCTCATGATGGACAGAGGATATATATTCTTGGTGGTGGAACCTCCTGGACCTCCTACCCATTAGACAAG ATACACGCATATAACCTCGAAACAAATTCCTGGGAGGAAATCGCAACGAAACCTCAAGAAAGAATAG GATACCCCGCCCCCCGGCGATGTCATAGTTGTGTGCAGATTAAAAATG ATGTATTTATATGTGGCGGTTATAATGGTGAAGTAATACTTGACGACCTGTGGAAGATCAACCTGCAGACGTTTCAGTGGAATAAACTACCTGCGGTGATGCCCGAACCGGCGTACTTTCACTGTGCTGCTGTTACTCCGGCCGGCTGCATGTACATTCACGGTGGCGTTGTAAACATCCACGAGAACAAGCGGACTGGTTCTTTGTTTAAGATCTGGCTGGTGGTGCCCAGCCTGCTGGAGCTGTGCTGGGATCGTCTGCTCAAAGCCTTTCCACACCTGGCCCAACTTACCCCAATACAGCTGCTAAATTTGGGCCTTACCCAGGAACTCATTGAACGTTTGAAATGA